The following nucleotide sequence is from Vanrija pseudolonga chromosome 4, complete sequence.
CAACCCGGACAACGACCATCTCGACACTTGCACTCACTACCCACTCACACCAACACAACACACCAAACGACGATGGCGTCCCTCACGCCATCGCAGGCTGAGGCTCTCGAGCAGCTGCACGCCATCGTAGCGTCAGAGACGGACGcatcgcgcgcacgcgacgagcgcgtgctGAGGGAGCACAACTGGGATGTGCAGGTGGGTGCCTCTGGACTTAGCACTTCACCCACGCCTGTGCTGACTGACACGCCAGCGGGCAATCAACTCGATCTTCTCGGGCCAGGACCGCTCGGGCCcttcgtcgcgcgcctcggggtCCAAGGCCGCAACTGAGGGCTCGGCGTCCaccgagaaggaggccgacgacggcgacctctCCCTTGGCGGCTATGGCAACCGGCGTGTCGGCACGCCGGGGGCCGGCATTGGTCGTGGTggggcgaggccgcgcgcacggcccGGAGCGGCTGGCCTCAGCCTGTGGGAGACGTTCGTGTGGCCCTTTGGCCTCATTGCGTCGCTTCTCACCGGGACGTGGTACTTCTTCAGTGGGTGTGCCGTTGTGTGATGCGGCTGACCCGACCCCAGTCCGCACCTTTGTCCCGCTCTcgctcctcccccacctgccgcgcttcctcctccctccaccTTCTCGTGCACCGCCTAGTGGCCCACGCGACcccacgaccgccgcgctccgcttCGTGAgagagctcgaggcgctcgcgggcggctcggcgtcggccggcacCCTCCCAGATCTCTGGGTCGGGCCGTACCGCGAGTTCCTGTCCGAGGTGCGCAAGCagggcaaggtcggcctcgtgGTGCTTGtcagcagcgagcacgaggacgacgaagagttCAAGCGCGACGTGCTTGCCGACCCCGAGTTTGTGCGCACCCTCAAGGAGCACGACATCATGATCTGGGCAGCGGACATTGGCAGCAGGGAGGGGTACATGGTGTCCCAGACGCTGTTGACCACAACGTACCCTGCGCTCACGTTCGCGTCGCTGTTGCCGGCGCAGAACAGCTCTACGCCCAGGCTCACGATCCTCACCACGCTCCAGggaccgccgtcgacggcgacgagcacctcgacgatCATCCAGACCATCACCACGTCGGTTCTGCCGCGCACCAACGCCTTCCTGGCGCGGCTGCGACGCGACCGCTTCGCATTGGAGGAAGCACGGCATCTCCGAGAAGAGCAGGATAaggcgctgcgcgaggcggaacGAAAGGACCGCGAGAGActgcaggcggcgcgcgcgcaggccgacctcgagcgggtacagcgcgagcgggcggagcgcgaggccgagctgcaggccaaggcgctcgccgaccggCGTCAGTGGAGGCGGTATGCGCGCAAGCATCTCctccctgctgctgctgggccatTGAGAGTGGCGGTGCGCACACCGCTGAACGCGGAGCGCAACATCCGCAACTTTGCCCCGGGGCCCAGCACGCTCCCGCTGTTCCTCTACACCGAGACGCTGCTCATCCCGCCACACGACGACCCGGCCGAGGACCCGGACACGCCGCCCGAGGGGTACGTGCATGCGTGGGGCTTCCGCCTCGTGACGTCGTTCCCGCGCAAGGAGattgagctgctcgaggacggcgccgaggactcGTGGGCGACGGTCAAGAGCGCTGGAGGCGCGCTGTTTGCCGAGAAGATCCCCGGCGGTGACTGGGGAGACGCagaggccaaggcgctcaagggcgaggaggagagcgacgacgaggtcgtaTCTGACGACGAATAGAGGGGAGTAGATGCACTGCTGTTTGAATGAGGATGGGTGGACCACCAGACCATGCTGACTGCTGACGCGCTCTCGGCCGAAGCCATACCTCACAGGATCGCCTGCTCAAGCCCCACCGCAGACAGACAACAGCTCCGGACATGTCTGGGTTCACGGCCTTCACGGCGGGAGAAAGCTCAAACGTCGAACCTCGGATACATGCCACACTCGAGATGTGAAATCGCGATCTACGCACCCGCAGACGCGGTCTGATCTCGCCGTCTGCGAAGTTGGAGCCCCCCAGAATCAATACACCCAGTGGTGAGCATATCTACATCTGGAgtccaggccggcggcggagatTGCCGCGCGGATGTGACTGACcccaacggcgccgagctcgtagcgacgtcgtcgacaagaTGTGGAGCCGCGAGGCCCAGACCACCTCGGCAGTTCGAGATAGGCGATGTGCACGGCTCGGCatgccgcgtcgtcgtcgttcgaGTTCCCAGACCAAGCAGAACAGCTTCAAGATATCGGAGGCGCGTCtcgtggcgcgcgagccgggCCGTGTGGAGTGCCTCGGGGACCGGGGCTCCTAGCCGcaccccgccagcgccgccggcatcacAAACAATGTTGCCCCGAACGCACTGTCTGCACGGCGGGTTCTGCGCCCCCTCGCACTTGACTTTGCGGTGCTTGCATACCTTACGTGCATGAGCGGCGTTCCACGctcgggctgggctgggccaCTTACACTGCAAGAGACGCCGTACTGGCGTTTACGAAACGGTTGTGGTGGGCAACGGCTAGAGGTGGAGTtcccgtcggcggcggcagcggcggcggccatcTTAATTGTCCCCAATATCAAACGTGGGGTCGGCAATCGGGCGATCATGCTGGAGGTTTTTGTGCAGTCTGTGCATCTCTCCGTCCACAGCCGTGCGGTGATTGCTGATTCAGATTCACCGCAGCGCACAATACGTATCAGCAGTATGCAAGTCACGTGCGGCACTGGACCGCGCTTgccgcggcagtggcggcggcatcgcggcCTTTCTATCGCACATTCCTCTCGGGTCGTCGGCAAGCCGCAAAAGAAGCCGCAGGCTTGGGGCAGGACCACGGACCACGCTACGCGTTAAGACGCCGCAGGCCCCCGGGGGGTCCCACATCGGCGGAGTGGGGTGGCACCAGTGACGTGTAGTGGGTGAGTCTGATCGCAatgcgccagcgccggctTCCCGGCGGTCTGGATATCGTGGCACGGCCGCCAATCTGGCGACCCGCAACACGCTACTGCCTCAGGTGGATACCAACGGAAGACGGTTACAGGTGGCTCCCGAACGAGGTGCTGAAGGCTGTCTGGGGTGTGGGAAGAGTGCGCGCGGGATGTGTATAAagggagagggcgaggccaCCGTCTCGCTCCACACCCCACGGCAACATGTCTGAGAAGGAGCACTACTACGCagacgagaaggccgagatcaaggccgaCGTCCAGACGACTTCGGCGGTAGGCAGTGTAGCTGGCGACGACCCGGTGCTGCTGTCCTACACGcacaaggaggagcgcgggcTTATCCGCAAGATGGGTGAGTGGCACTGCCGCCCGACAtgcgctgacgccagactTTGCCCTGTTGTCCTTCTCCATGGGCATCTACATCACGGCGTTCATCGACCGCGGTTCGCTTGGCAACGCGCGCCTGATGGGCATCACCAAGGACGTGCTCCACGGCAACGACAAGAACTTTTCCTTTGCGCTCAGCTGCTTTTTCATCTTTTACATCGTCTTCTCGATACCCGGCACATTGTTCTCAAAGATCGTGCCCCCCAGTACCTCGCTCGGACTCGGGTGCTTCATGTGGTCGGCGGGCGCAGCGGGCATTGCTGCGACGCACAACCCTGCCGGCGTGTACGTGTGCCGCATGCTCATTGGCCTCGGTGAGTCCCTGGCGGTTGCCGCGGCTGCGGATCAGATGCGTGGCaccagcggccagcggctACAGCCGGTGAAACATTGCCATGCCACACCCATCATCCGCAGCCGTACCCGGCACTCGCAGGCCCCACTGACTCTACCCCCACAGGCGAGGCGACGTTCGGTCTCGGCGTAGCCCTCCTCTTCTCGTTCTGGTacaccaaggaggagctgcAGAAGCGCTTCGGCGTTCTCATCTCGGGCGCCGGCCTGGCGGGCGCCTTTGGCGGCCTCATTGCGTTCGGCGTAAACTCGATCAAGCACAGCAAGATTGCCCAGTGGCGTATCTTGTTCATGAGTGCGTTTTTTTTCTTGGTTtgtggcgccgcctccgctgACCCAGCACCCACAGTCGAGGGATTCCCCGGCATCGTCCTCTCCGTCATGCTCTTCTTCATGCTCCCGACCTACCCTGATGCCAAGAGCCGCTACTTTaccgagcgccagcgcgagatCGCCATTGCCCGCATGGCCAAGGACTCCATCCACGAGGGAGACAACGGCCTCGACATGCGCGGCCTccgtcgcgccgtcctcgactGGAAGTCGTGGGTCATGTGTGTCATTTTCGCTTGTTATTGCGCGAACACGGCCAGCGTCAACGGCTTCTTCCCGACCCTCATCCG
It contains:
- the ucp10 gene encoding UBX domain-containing protein 10 gives rise to the protein MASLTPSQAEALEQLHAIVASETDASRARDERVLREHNWDVQRAINSIFSGQDRSGPSSRASGSKAATEGSASTEKEADDGDLSLGGYGNRRVGTPGAGIGRGGARPRARPGAAGLSLWETFVWPFGLIASLLTGTWYFFIRTFVPLSLLPHLPRFLLPPPSRAPPSGPRDPTTAALRFVRELEALAGGSASAGTLPDLWVGPYREFLSEVRKQGKVGLVVLVSSEHEDDEEFKRDVLADPEFVRTLKEHDIMIWAADIGSREGYMVSQTLLTTTYPALTFASLLPAQNSSTPRLTILTTLQGPPSTATSTSTIIQTITTSVLPRTNAFLARLRRDRFALEEARHLREEQDKALREAERKDRERLQAARAQADLERVQRERAEREAELQAKALADRRQWRRYARKHLLPAAAGPLRVAVRTPLNAERNIRNFAPGPSTLPLFLYTETLLIPPHDDPAEDPDTPPEGYVHAWGFRLVTSFPRKEIELLEDGAEDSWATVKSAGGALFAEKIPGGDWGDAEAKALKGEEESDDEVVSDDE
- the prlL_4 gene encoding MFS transporter prlL translates to MSEKEHYYADEKAEIKADVQTTSAVGSVAGDDPVLLSYTHKEERGLIRKMDFALLSFSMGIYITAFIDRGSLGNARLMGITKDVLHGNDKNFSFALSCFFIFYIVFSIPGTLFSKIVPPSTSLGLGCFMWSAGAAGIAATHNPAGVYVCRMLIGLGEATFGLGVALLFSFWYTKEELQKRFGVLISGAGLAGAFGGLIAFGVNSIKHSKIAQWRILFMIEGFPGIVLSVMLFFMLPTYPDAKSRYFTERQREIAIARMAKDSIHEGDNGLDMRGLRRAVLDWKSWVMCVIFACYCANTASVNGFFPTLIRSLGYQGARAQLFTVPPYAVGLVVTFIVTVTSDRIQRRGYLIAPTFMLGCLGWALMLGLDAASKSRSILHARYFGCICLVSAAYATVPMIVGWVTANTPSHSQRAMGLGMLNTVGQCAAVGMSYAFPIKDTPHYRLGLGLNVGFTILGAILALAMTAYFKYENARRDRLEGEVDQSKLNVQEDFDLARGFRYAL